The Helianthus annuus cultivar XRQ/B chromosome 16, HanXRQr2.0-SUNRISE, whole genome shotgun sequence genome includes a window with the following:
- the LOC110915939 gene encoding uncharacterized protein LOC110915939, with the protein MSPTQKGGENQSSSSQPSEYINIEAEENFNETNDQDVNKGHGEDHAEEDDGEDHAEDNEGSQKAKRQKTSLVWEDFVEVTLPSGEVKVECVNCKKKMVKYSSGSTTTYQRHKKICTQRKQFVRTQQLLNFQTVDVDMKLIGLDGKYDAMKMRESIANWLMATEQPFNTVGDDMCCVHDEDCKSDV; encoded by the coding sequence ATGAGCCCAACGCAGAAAGGGGGTGAAAATCAATCGTCTTCGTCTCAACCATCTGAATATATTAACATTGAGGCTGAGGAGAACTTTAATGAAACAAATGACCAAGATGTAAACAAAGGTCATGGTGAAGACCATGctgaagaagatgatggtgaagATCATGCTGAAGACAATGAGGGGTCACAAAAGGCTAAACGTCAAAAGACCTCGTTGGTGTGGGAGGACTTTGTTGAAGTTACTCTTCCAAGTGGAGAAGTAAAAGTTGAGTGTGTGAATTGCAAGAAAAAAATGGTTAAATACTCAAGTGGATCTACAACAACTTACCAACGACACAAAAAAATATGTACGCAACGCAAGCAGTTTGTGAGAACTCAACAATTGCTAAATTTTCAGACGGTTGATGTAGACATGAAGCTGATTGGCCTAGATGGGAAGTATGATGCCATGAAGATGAGGGAATCTATAGCTAACTGGTTAATGGCAACAGAGCAACCATTTAATACTGTGGGAGATGATATGTGTTGTGTACATGATGAAGACTGCAAATCCGATGTTTGA